The proteins below are encoded in one region of Ferruginibacter lapsinanis:
- a CDS encoding beta strand repeat-containing protein, translated as MLKILFAFIHWIKVVSRITYMPLLQPIKLCLLVIVFLCFINQAKSQVIVETFENAAWTSLTSVGAASSGTIGTTFAVTTTAFNITSNASSTAANSVATTLTGNLITGNYTWAYSKASVLTIQTVANSTSLSLVHSYKTVLAMTSSGGYLICPVLPTGIASVSFWSSKTGGGFGGTLALNTNTTTASTYVTGDFSLSSSVFTSGGAGRTSTILSPNFTGPCGLAFRSNGMWIDDIIITPSLSGVKTGTAGSITTNSALISTNVLENGSASAVTVSGICWSDIQGAESISGSKTTDGATTNGNFNGSMTGLASGTTYYVKAYATNGNGTYYGPEISFTTVAVIDPEPTNQPTSFATGTITTTNIPLTWTSAVTGTQAPSGYLIKASNTSTPAEPVDATDPGVQVSLSGGTANAKATPQSATSYSSFTNFTAGTMYYFSINSYTNSGANINFLNAASSPSTPGPTLYAATLPNAVTSPGITFSAGTGTISWTAASGYSSANHTTMVFVKPTSSITVGTPTNNPSTYTANTALNAGTAYQGDASAHCVYKGDGTSATVTGLSTGTAYYVMIVVVVDAANSNANHSYSAAATTSGTTQGEYTWDGSTSTDWTVASNWTPDRTSPVSDDILNFNTGGTVSVTNFTASTYGSISKLKISNNTNVTLNAGSSQTLTITSANGSAADLEINSGSSLTTQASRVNITLAANTTADISGTLTMNSSTTYNTDASGAVTTISGTLDNSGTVTCTSSSNMIVTSTGTYRHNVDGGTIPTGTWNTGSTCLISGIASAGSISGHKQTFSKFVWDCPGQSATHFVLGANSSSTAPNCVITDSFIVKRTGGKILQITSTGGQRDFVVGNFFQYGGNVAVTYNTDDGGTQRSLTVTNTFYVTDSIVSGADFQIINQPSSQNITGRLFVNGIVDMHSNISSASLSRIGTSSKAEIIFGGTSNQPARFNNIVGDIDFIINNPVSVTLGSDVKTYRCKLSQGNFYIGANTLTINGPVSYPSPASGLFAGSSTSNLSIGSQGHSKNDTTNVLNFLSGYQLLKNFSLYDTCKATLGTTLALTAGSGFGTLKIDTSAILTTNDQLTLKSDANGTARIDSIPVDGSGVALGTITGKITVERYLPMNVNWDSRRWRLIGVPVSVTGTPTLKEAWQEGATPTPTTTSATSGTSIYNPNPGYGTHITNGTGSSNNGNGFDAGSTNNPSIYKMEPGVGQWTVPGTTTSAITNYNAYMIFVRGDRSIVVSSPYINTTGGANLRIKGNMNVGDVTKTISAGKQVLCNPYASSISLNKVLYNGVAIGSNNTKKYYLWDPKLWGSKNVGSWVSFTSNANNTYLYVPNPIDSGYMSSYGTTGLIESGGAFLINAPSSGSFVFHESDKIASSTTIGLASRPGIQNRPDQNNFSVLYTNLAYRNSSDQPILADGVATVYAEEYNNEVDEQDVEKMLTFSSKEKISLLRNANDLAIEKRRTITIDDTIFLQMNKLDYNYHYQLQFKGENFTPNLAAYLIDEYLGTKTVISTTGITRHNFETDATATSLDINRFKVVFRLPNPSTLPVVISSIKINQQVQGNEVEWNVENQLGVKEYEIERSSDGITFKRITSVAVATVNQYSWLDETLVNGITYYRIKIINQTGEVHYSAIAKINRGNNVPSISVYPAVVTNGAITLQLNNAAKGDYHLQLINGLGQLLFNKHIGHNGGNAVMTIPTGKLATGIYQFKVIAPDKQEKAFKVLY; from the coding sequence ATGCTAAAAATTTTATTTGCTTTTATTCATTGGATAAAAGTTGTATCGAGAATTACTTACATGCCATTACTTCAGCCAATTAAGCTTTGTCTTTTGGTTATAGTCTTTTTGTGTTTTATCAATCAGGCAAAATCACAGGTTATTGTTGAAACATTCGAGAATGCAGCATGGACTTCACTTACTAGTGTGGGTGCTGCATCGAGTGGTACAATCGGAACAACTTTTGCTGTTACTACAACGGCATTTAATATTACATCTAATGCAAGTAGTACTGCTGCAAATTCAGTTGCGACTACATTGACAGGAAATCTTATCACAGGTAATTATACGTGGGCATATTCAAAGGCCTCAGTATTAACTATACAAACTGTAGCCAACTCTACTTCTCTTTCTTTGGTACATTCATACAAAACCGTTCTGGCTATGACGAGTAGTGGTGGATATCTGATTTGTCCAGTATTACCAACAGGAATTGCTTCAGTAAGTTTTTGGAGCAGTAAAACAGGAGGAGGATTTGGGGGAACTTTAGCATTAAATACCAATACAACCACAGCTAGTACTTACGTTACCGGCGACTTTAGTCTTTCATCAAGTGTTTTTACAAGTGGTGGCGCAGGAAGAACGTCAACAATATTGTCCCCTAATTTTACAGGTCCATGTGGGTTGGCTTTTAGAAGTAATGGTATGTGGATAGATGATATCATTATTACGCCATCTCTTTCTGGAGTTAAAACAGGTACAGCTGGCTCTATTACAACAAATTCTGCATTAATATCTACTAATGTATTAGAAAATGGGTCTGCTTCGGCAGTAACGGTGTCGGGTATATGTTGGAGTGATATACAAGGAGCAGAGTCTATATCCGGAAGTAAGACTACAGATGGTGCTACCACCAATGGAAATTTTAATGGGAGTATGACAGGATTAGCTTCAGGCACAACATATTACGTAAAGGCCTATGCTACCAATGGTAACGGAACTTATTACGGTCCGGAAATTAGTTTCACTACAGTAGCAGTTATAGATCCTGAACCAACCAATCAACCAACAAGTTTTGCAACAGGTACTATTACCACTACAAATATTCCTCTTACCTGGACATCTGCCGTTACAGGTACTCAAGCTCCATCTGGTTACTTAATTAAAGCAAGTAATACATCAACACCTGCAGAACCTGTAGATGCTACAGATCCTGGTGTACAAGTGAGTTTATCCGGAGGAACAGCTAATGCTAAAGCAACACCACAATCTGCAACAAGCTATAGCAGCTTTACTAATTTTACTGCCGGTACAATGTATTATTTCAGCATTAATTCATATACCAACTCAGGAGCGAATATTAATTTTTTAAATGCAGCATCAAGTCCTTCTACTCCCGGACCAACACTGTATGCAGCAACTTTACCAAATGCAGTAACATCTCCTGGTATTACATTCTCGGCCGGTACAGGTACAATTAGCTGGACAGCAGCTTCGGGTTACAGCAGTGCTAATCATACCACGATGGTTTTTGTAAAACCTACGAGCAGCATTACAGTAGGAACGCCAACAAATAATCCATCTACCTATACAGCTAATACTGCTTTAAATGCAGGTACAGCTTATCAGGGAGATGCATCTGCTCATTGTGTGTATAAGGGAGATGGAACTTCAGCAACTGTTACCGGTTTATCGACGGGTACAGCTTATTATGTTATGATAGTAGTGGTGGTAGATGCGGCAAATTCAAATGCGAATCATTCATATTCGGCGGCAGCAACTACCAGTGGTACCACTCAGGGTGAATACACCTGGGATGGAAGTACTTCTACAGATTGGACTGTTGCCTCCAATTGGACTCCCGATCGTACGAGTCCTGTATCAGATGACATACTTAATTTTAATACCGGAGGTACTGTTTCGGTTACCAATTTTACAGCATCAACATATGGAAGCATAAGCAAATTAAAAATCAGTAACAACACCAATGTAACTCTTAATGCTGGGAGTAGCCAGACACTTACCATTACTTCTGCCAATGGATCAGCTGCAGATCTGGAAATTAATTCAGGGTCTTCACTAACCACTCAGGCCAGCAGAGTGAATATTACTCTTGCAGCAAACACAACTGCAGATATCAGTGGTACACTTACTATGAATAGTAGTACAACATACAACACCGATGCAAGTGGTGCTGTAACTACTATTTCTGGAACGTTGGATAATTCGGGAACGGTTACTTGTACATCTTCGTCGAATATGATAGTTACTTCTACCGGTACTTATCGCCATAATGTAGATGGAGGTACAATTCCTACGGGAACCTGGAATACAGGATCTACCTGCCTGATTTCCGGAATTGCTAGCGCAGGGAGTATAAGCGGACATAAACAAACTTTTAGCAAGTTTGTATGGGATTGTCCCGGACAGTCTGCAACACATTTTGTATTAGGTGCCAATTCAAGTAGCACTGCTCCAAATTGTGTTATCACGGATAGTTTTATTGTTAAAAGAACAGGGGGGAAAATATTACAGATAACTTCTACTGGTGGGCAGAGAGATTTTGTTGTTGGAAACTTTTTTCAATATGGAGGTAATGTTGCAGTTACTTATAATACCGACGATGGGGGCACTCAGCGATCACTAACGGTTACGAATACCTTTTATGTGACAGATTCAATTGTAAGTGGAGCTGACTTCCAGATCATCAATCAACCCTCTTCGCAAAATATTACCGGAAGGCTATTTGTAAATGGTATTGTAGACATGCACAGTAATATCTCTTCTGCAAGTCTTTCAAGAATAGGTACTTCTTCAAAAGCAGAAATTATTTTTGGAGGAACAAGTAATCAGCCTGCCCGATTTAATAATATTGTCGGTGATATTGATTTTATTATTAACAATCCTGTTAGTGTTACTTTAGGTAGCGATGTAAAGACTTACAGATGTAAATTAAGTCAGGGTAACTTTTATATCGGGGCTAATACGCTTACTATTAATGGCCCTGTATCATATCCTTCTCCTGCCAGCGGATTATTTGCTGGATCGAGTACTTCTAATTTAAGTATCGGATCACAGGGGCATTCTAAAAATGACACCACAAATGTGTTGAATTTTTTAAGTGGGTATCAATTATTGAAGAATTTTTCTTTGTATGATACCTGTAAAGCTACCCTAGGAACAACATTAGCGCTTACTGCAGGAAGTGGATTTGGAACACTTAAAATTGATACATCTGCTATTTTGACGACGAATGATCAGCTGACATTAAAATCAGATGCTAATGGTACCGCAAGAATTGATTCTATACCTGTAGATGGCTCAGGAGTAGCATTAGGTACTATTACAGGAAAAATTACAGTAGAGCGTTACTTGCCGATGAATGTGAATTGGGATAGTCGCAGATGGCGGTTGATAGGGGTGCCTGTAAGTGTCACCGGAACACCTACATTAAAAGAGGCCTGGCAGGAAGGGGCCACACCTACTCCCACAACAACATCTGCAACCAGCGGAACAAGTATATATAACCCTAATCCCGGTTATGGTACACACATAACCAATGGCACAGGAAGCTCAAATAATGGTAACGGTTTTGATGCTGGGTCAACAAACAACCCATCTATTTATAAAATGGAACCTGGGGTGGGGCAGTGGACAGTACCAGGAACTACAACAAGTGCTATAACTAACTATAATGCTTACATGATCTTTGTGAGAGGAGACAGAAGTATAGTAGTGTCAAGTCCATATATTAATACAACCGGCGGTGCCAATTTGCGGATTAAAGGAAATATGAATGTTGGCGACGTAACCAAAACTATATCAGCAGGGAAGCAGGTATTGTGTAACCCTTATGCATCATCAATCAGCTTAAATAAAGTTTTATATAACGGTGTTGCAATAGGATCTAACAATACAAAAAAATATTATCTGTGGGATCCTAAGTTATGGGGAAGTAAAAATGTAGGGTCATGGGTAAGTTTTACCAGTAATGCAAATAATACTTATCTGTATGTTCCCAATCCGATTGATTCAGGTTATATGAGTAGCTATGGCACAACAGGGTTAATTGAATCTGGTGGAGCATTCCTGATAAATGCGCCATCATCCGGTAGCTTTGTATTTCATGAATCTGATAAAATTGCAAGCAGTACTACAATAGGATTGGCAAGCAGGCCGGGCATACAGAATAGACCCGATCAAAATAATTTTTCAGTTTTATATACCAATCTTGCATATAGAAATTCATCTGATCAGCCAATTTTGGCTGATGGTGTAGCAACAGTGTATGCAGAAGAATATAATAACGAAGTGGATGAACAGGACGTAGAAAAAATGCTGACTTTTTCTTCTAAAGAAAAAATAAGTTTATTAAGAAATGCGAATGACCTTGCTATAGAAAAAAGAAGAACGATTACAATTGATGATACAATCTTCCTTCAGATGAATAAATTGGATTATAACTATCATTATCAATTACAATTTAAGGGAGAAAATTTCACTCCGAACTTAGCCGCATATCTGATAGATGAGTATTTAGGAACAAAAACGGTTATTTCAACTACGGGCATTACACGGCATAATTTTGAAACTGATGCAACTGCCACAAGCCTTGATATTAACAGGTTTAAAGTTGTTTTCAGGCTTCCCAATCCAAGTACGTTGCCGGTTGTTATCAGTAGTATTAAAATTAACCAACAAGTTCAGGGCAATGAGGTGGAATGGAATGTAGAAAATCAACTTGGTGTTAAAGAGTATGAAATAGAAAGATCCTCAGATGGAATAACATTTAAGAGAATTACATCAGTTGCGGTCGCAACTGTAAATCAATACAGTTGGTTAGATGAAACACTGGTAAATGGAATTACTTATTATCGTATTAAGATCATCAATCAAACCGGAGAGGTACATTATAGTGCTATTGCAAAAATAAATAGAGGGAATAATGTGCCATCAATAAGTGTGTATCCAGCTGTTGTTACAAACGGGGCAATTACGTTGCAATTGAATAATGCGGCTAAAGGCGACTATCATTTACAACTCATAAATGGGTTGGGTCAGCTATTATTCAATAAACATATCGGGCATAATGGGGGTAATGCAGTAATGACTATACCAACAGGGAAATTGGCAACGGGTATCTATCAGTTTAAAGTAATTGCTCCCGATAAACAGGAGAAAGCCTTTAAGGTATTGTATTAA
- a CDS encoding cation-translocating P-type ATPase, with protein MPANNFHIKGLTDQQVIESRKKYGQNKLDYKKEIGLLIALKSVIKEPMVILLLATSSIYFISGQTGDGTFMAAAIVLIATISIYQDSRSRNALEKLKNLTEPNCKVIRNEETIEIKIEEIVIGDNLMLEEGTSIAADGIIIHSNDFSVNESILTGESLSVFKDKEKNENQVYQGTTVASGLAIITVTDIGINTKLGKIGKSLESIKEEPTPLERQISNFVKKMVLAGAIVFLIVWAINYFRTYNVLDSLIKALTLAMSILPEEIPVAFTTFMALGAWRLMKMGVVVKQIKTVETLGSATVICTDKTGTITENKMSLAKLFVLSSQKISTPEELIGNEEKELITLAMWASEPIPFDPMEIALHQVYTSFGNTDERKHFKMAHEYPLDGKPPMMTHIFKNETGNRIIAAKGAPEALMTIANLSAIEEQAINDAIDSFATEGYRVLAVGESEFEGENYPLTQQEFQFKFKGIVAFYDPPKKNIQSVFEHFYNAGIEVKIVTGDNAATTIAIAKQIGFRGYEKSISGDELMLLKDAELQEKVMNTNVFTRMFPEAKLKIINALKAKNQIVAMTGDGVNDGPALKAAHIGIAMGKKGTEIAKQAASLVLMEDDLSEMVDAVAAGRKIYSNLKKAIQYIISIHIPIILTVFIPLLLGWIYPNIFTPVHIIFLELIMGPTCSIVYENEPMEKNAMLQNPRPFTTTFFNWKELATSVLQGLMITIGTLSSYQFAVHQGYDENLTRTMVFTTLIAANIFLTLINRSFYYSVFTTLKYKNKLLVFIIGITIIIAGLLLFVQSLSQFFQLKTPDIQQLFISIIIGFLSVIWFEIVKWRNRVKYIKSAI; from the coding sequence ATGCCTGCAAATAACTTCCATATAAAAGGATTAACAGATCAGCAGGTTATTGAATCAAGAAAAAAATACGGACAAAACAAACTGGATTATAAGAAAGAAATAGGCCTTTTAATAGCACTCAAAAGTGTTATAAAAGAGCCAATGGTCATCTTATTGTTAGCCACTTCTTCTATTTATTTTATCAGTGGGCAAACTGGTGATGGTACTTTTATGGCGGCTGCTATTGTACTGATAGCAACCATCTCCATCTATCAGGATTCCAGAAGCAGGAATGCATTAGAAAAATTAAAAAATCTTACAGAGCCAAACTGCAAGGTTATACGAAATGAAGAAACAATTGAAATAAAAATTGAAGAAATAGTTATCGGCGATAATTTAATGCTGGAAGAAGGTACTTCTATTGCTGCTGATGGTATCATTATACATTCAAATGATTTTTCGGTAAACGAATCAATATTAACGGGTGAATCATTATCCGTTTTTAAGGATAAAGAAAAAAACGAGAATCAAGTATACCAGGGAACTACCGTGGCAAGTGGATTGGCCATTATAACAGTAACCGACATCGGTATCAATACCAAACTAGGCAAGATTGGCAAAAGTTTAGAAAGCATTAAGGAAGAGCCCACTCCATTGGAAAGACAGATAAGCAATTTTGTAAAGAAAATGGTGCTTGCCGGAGCGATCGTTTTTTTGATAGTATGGGCTATCAATTATTTCAGAACATATAATGTACTGGACAGTTTGATCAAAGCTCTTACACTGGCCATGAGTATTTTACCTGAAGAGATCCCTGTTGCTTTCACCACCTTTATGGCATTGGGAGCATGGCGCCTGATGAAAATGGGGGTTGTAGTAAAACAAATTAAAACGGTTGAAACACTTGGCAGTGCCACCGTAATTTGTACGGATAAAACCGGCACTATCACTGAGAACAAAATGAGCCTGGCAAAATTGTTTGTATTATCCTCGCAAAAAATTTCTACTCCCGAAGAATTAATTGGCAATGAAGAAAAAGAACTGATCACATTAGCAATGTGGGCCAGCGAACCTATCCCCTTCGACCCGATGGAGATAGCATTGCATCAGGTTTATACAAGCTTTGGCAATACAGATGAAAGAAAGCATTTTAAAATGGCGCATGAATATCCATTGGATGGTAAACCTCCAATGATGACGCATATATTTAAAAATGAAACAGGCAATCGTATCATTGCTGCTAAAGGAGCTCCTGAAGCTTTGATGACAATTGCTAATTTATCTGCCATTGAAGAGCAGGCAATCAATGATGCCATTGATTCATTTGCCACCGAGGGCTACAGAGTGTTAGCTGTAGGTGAATCCGAATTTGAAGGCGAAAACTATCCTTTAACACAGCAGGAATTTCAATTTAAATTTAAAGGTATCGTTGCCTTTTATGATCCTCCGAAGAAAAATATTCAATCCGTATTTGAACATTTTTACAATGCCGGTATTGAAGTAAAAATTGTGACCGGAGATAATGCTGCTACCACAATCGCCATAGCCAAACAAATCGGCTTTAGGGGATATGAGAAAAGTATCAGTGGTGATGAACTGATGCTTTTAAAAGATGCAGAACTGCAGGAAAAGGTAATGAACACAAATGTTTTCACACGGATGTTTCCTGAAGCAAAACTAAAGATCATCAATGCATTAAAAGCAAAGAATCAAATTGTTGCAATGACCGGCGACGGCGTAAATGACGGCCCGGCGCTAAAAGCCGCTCATATTGGCATTGCAATGGGGAAAAAAGGAACAGAGATTGCCAAACAAGCGGCTTCACTGGTATTGATGGAAGATGATCTTTCAGAAATGGTAGATGCAGTAGCTGCCGGAAGAAAAATTTACAGCAATCTTAAAAAAGCAATTCAATACATTATCTCTATCCATATCCCAATCATTTTAACTGTTTTTATACCGCTATTATTGGGATGGATATACCCGAACATATTTACTCCGGTTCATATCATCTTTTTGGAATTGATCATGGGACCAACCTGTTCTATTGTATATGAAAACGAACCGATGGAGAAAAACGCCATGTTACAAAATCCACGTCCGTTCACAACCACTTTTTTTAATTGGAAAGAATTAGCAACAAGCGTTTTGCAGGGATTGATGATAACCATTGGAACCTTATCCAGTTATCAGTTTGCTGTACATCAGGGATACGATGAAAACCTTACAAGAACAATGGTATTCACAACATTGATAGCTGCTAATATTTTTCTAACGCTGATCAATCGCTCTTTCTACTACTCTGTTTTTACTACATTAAAATATAAGAACAAGCTCTTGGTATTTATTATTGGCATCACAATAATTATAGCCGGACTGCTCCTGTTTGTACAATCTCTGTCGCAGTTCTTTCAATTAAAAACACCGGATATTCAACAACTGTTTATTAGCATTATAATCGGTTTCTTATCAGTAATATGGTTTGAAATAGTGAAATGGAGAAACAGAGTGAAGTATATTAAAAGCGCCATTTAA
- a CDS encoding class I SAM-dependent methyltransferase, translated as MENATWFKDWFNSPYYHQLYFNRDEEEAGAFIDRLITHLKPPANSLMLDVACGKGRHSIHLAKMGFDVTGIDLSEDSITDALQYQTDKLHFFRHDMRLPFWINYYDYAFNFFTSFGYFNTQRENDNAIRTIAQSLKPTGTFVLDYLNVEYSVNKLIPSFTKEIDGVNYIITKWHDEKYFYKKIVIEDPQLKQPLIYTEKVAKFSLHDFTVMFAKQGLVIKEVFGDYHFGAYNTLTSPRLIVVAEKSANQ; from the coding sequence ATGGAAAATGCTACTTGGTTTAAAGATTGGTTTAACTCTCCGTACTATCATCAACTGTATTTTAACAGGGATGAGGAGGAAGCCGGTGCATTTATTGACAGGCTGATCACTCATTTAAAGCCTCCTGCAAATTCACTCATGCTGGATGTGGCCTGCGGAAAGGGCAGACATTCTATACATTTAGCCAAAATGGGATTTGATGTAACGGGCATAGATCTTAGTGAAGACAGTATTACTGATGCCTTGCAATACCAAACCGACAAGCTGCACTTTTTTAGACATGATATGCGTTTGCCATTTTGGATAAACTATTACGATTACGCCTTTAATTTTTTTACCAGCTTCGGTTATTTTAATACGCAAAGAGAAAACGATAATGCCATACGCACAATCGCACAATCATTAAAACCTACTGGTACATTTGTATTGGATTATTTGAACGTGGAATATTCGGTTAATAAACTAATTCCGTCATTTACAAAAGAGATCGATGGAGTTAACTATATCATTACCAAATGGCACGATGAAAAATATTTTTATAAAAAAATAGTGATCGAAGACCCTCAATTAAAACAACCACTTATATATACTGAGAAAGTGGCCAAGTTCTCTCTTCACGATTTCACTGTAATGTTTGCCAAACAAGGCCTCGTAATTAAGGAGGTTTTTGGCGATTATCATTTTGGTGCCTACAACACCTTAACCTCTCCAAGATTGATCGTAGTGGCAGAAAAGTCTGCCAATCAATAA
- the surE gene encoding 5'/3'-nucleotidase SurE yields MAKAKKIPTILITNDDGITAPGIRNLVEAVKDLGRVVVVAPDKPQSGMGHAITIGQPLRLNKVVDMFEGVESWVTSGTPVDCVKLAVDKILHKKPDLCLSGINHGANHSINVIYSGTMSAAMEAAIESIPSIGFSLVDYNYEADFTGAKHYVHEIVSTFLKKKLDKHFLLNVNFPSVPLELIKGIKICRQAYAKYEEDFTQRKDPHGKKYYWLTGAFVNFDKGKDTDVWALDNNYVSIVPVQFDLTDYKLKSQLEKTFK; encoded by the coding sequence ATGGCGAAAGCAAAAAAGATCCCAACTATATTAATTACAAATGATGATGGTATTACAGCACCGGGAATACGTAACCTGGTTGAAGCTGTAAAAGACCTGGGAAGAGTAGTGGTAGTAGCACCAGACAAACCTCAAAGCGGAATGGGACATGCCATTACAATTGGTCAGCCGTTAAGATTGAATAAAGTAGTAGATATGTTTGAGGGTGTAGAAAGCTGGGTAACCAGTGGCACACCCGTTGACTGCGTTAAATTGGCAGTTGATAAGATATTGCATAAAAAACCCGATCTGTGTTTAAGCGGTATTAATCATGGAGCCAATCATTCTATCAATGTTATTTACAGCGGTACAATGAGTGCTGCTATGGAAGCTGCAATCGAAAGTATTCCCAGTATTGGTTTTTCGTTGGTAGATTATAATTACGAAGCAGATTTTACCGGCGCTAAACATTATGTACATGAAATAGTAAGTACTTTTTTAAAAAAGAAACTGGATAAACATTTCTTATTGAATGTAAATTTCCCATCTGTACCGCTTGAGCTGATCAAAGGCATCAAGATCTGCCGCCAGGCTTATGCTAAATATGAAGAGGATTTTACACAACGTAAAGACCCACATGGAAAAAAATACTACTGGCTTACCGGTGCATTTGTAAATTTTGATAAAGGAAAAGACACAGATGTATGGGCTTTAGACAACAACTATGTGAGTATTGTTCCTGTACAATTCGATCTGACTGACTACAAATTAAAATCACAATTGGAAAAAACGTTCAAATAA
- a CDS encoding XRE family transcriptional regulator, which translates to MSQAGQNLKYLRKLRGWTQEEFAEKLGIKRSLIGAYEEERADPRLEVLEIVSDIFKLSLDELLLKDVSNTGGSYLAKRRQQKMMTADRNVIHFVPVKAAAGYLAGYADNEFIDELNTFTLPMLSGGNYRAFEIIGDSMLPTPSGSIIVGEKVDDTEDVKNNQAYIVVSRNEGIVYKRIVKNNKTKNKLTLVSDNPQYQPYQVNAEDVVELWAAQMVISKVSAQQRWDVNSLASMVNNLQSQVSTLKKKMN; encoded by the coding sequence ATGTCTCAAGCCGGTCAAAACCTTAAATATCTTCGCAAGTTGCGTGGATGGACACAAGAGGAATTCGCAGAAAAACTAGGGATCAAGCGTTCTTTAATTGGTGCTTACGAAGAGGAGAGAGCAGATCCCCGCCTCGAAGTGTTGGAAATAGTCAGTGATATTTTTAAACTGAGTTTAGATGAACTGCTGTTAAAGGATGTAAGCAATACAGGCGGAAGCTATTTGGCTAAACGTCGCCAGCAAAAAATGATGACTGCCGACAGGAATGTCATTCATTTTGTACCGGTAAAAGCGGCGGCGGGTTACCTGGCCGGTTATGCAGACAATGAATTTATCGATGAGTTAAACACTTTTACGCTGCCAATGCTGAGCGGTGGTAATTACAGGGCTTTTGAAATAATCGGAGACAGTATGTTGCCAACCCCAAGCGGTAGTATTATTGTTGGTGAGAAAGTTGACGATACAGAAGATGTAAAAAATAATCAGGCGTATATAGTGGTAAGCAGAAACGAAGGGATCGTATATAAAAGAATAGTAAAAAATAATAAAACAAAGAATAAACTAACATTGGTAAGTGATAATCCGCAGTATCAGCCTTACCAGGTGAATGCCGAGGATGTGGTGGAATTGTGGGCAGCACAGATGGTCATCAGTAAAGTTAGTGCACAGCAACGCTGGGATGTGAATTCGCTGGCAAGTATGGTGAACAATTTGCAGAGCCAGGTGAGTACATTGAAAAAGAAAATGAATTAG
- a CDS encoding single-stranded DNA-binding protein produces MIKLQIVGNLGKDCIVKEVNGKNVINFSVAHTERFKDSQGNQKERTTWVECAYWTDRTAVAQYLTKGKTVYAEGAPEAEAYMNKDNQAAATLRMRVQSVQLLGGSGGDAPAQRPASSSSSVTSSPSSGSIASDSPVADDLPF; encoded by the coding sequence ATGATCAAGTTACAAATTGTAGGCAACCTTGGTAAGGATTGCATTGTAAAAGAAGTAAACGGAAAGAACGTAATTAACTTCAGCGTTGCTCACACAGAGCGTTTTAAAGACAGTCAGGGAAATCAAAAAGAAAGAACAACCTGGGTAGAATGTGCTTACTGGACAGATAGAACAGCCGTTGCACAATATCTTACTAAAGGAAAAACAGTGTATGCTGAAGGGGCGCCTGAAGCAGAAGCATATATGAATAAAGATAATCAGGCGGCAGCTACTTTGCGTATGAGAGTGCAAAGTGTTCAATTGCTTGGCGGTAGTGGCGGAGACGCTCCGGCTCAACGTCCGGCTTCTTCTTCATCATCAGTTACCAGTTCGCCATCAAGCGGATCGATAGCAAGTGATTCGCCTGTTGCAGACGATCTGCCGTTCTAA